In a genomic window of Thiolapillus brandeum:
- the lptF gene encoding LPS export ABC transporter permease LptF has protein sequence MLFSIIDRMLMREVFKTLLVIVSVLLLLILANSLVLLLGQVAAGSISMKVMGVLVGLKVIKLMGVILPPAFFFSILWGLGRMYRDSEMVALNCAGAGLSRLYRVFFLIAIPLALLVAVLVLVVVPQARVYADNLQQQEKKQFRIGGLKPGAFNEFNKGHFMIYVGQADEQGDGLRNVFVRYQLNGEPGILVARRARLEESDDNGGKYLLLEEGQRYQGVPGKTPFSIADFQRYAIRLPDVVADAAKVSTTALPTSVLMASGDIKLKAELQDRLSAPLSIFALMLLSVPLARSLPRQGVYGRLTFAVIIYAIYMNLLSLAGKWMSKGVTPEWMGIWWVPGLAVLLAVLIIRLDNLSYSPLWRHLKGRFT, from the coding sequence TTGCTGTTTTCCATTATCGACAGAATGCTCATGCGCGAGGTTTTCAAAACCTTGCTGGTTATCGTGAGCGTGTTGCTATTGCTGATACTCGCAAATTCCCTGGTGTTGCTGCTGGGGCAAGTGGCAGCCGGAAGTATCAGCATGAAAGTCATGGGCGTGCTGGTGGGACTGAAAGTCATCAAGCTGATGGGGGTTATTCTGCCCCCGGCTTTTTTCTTTTCCATTCTGTGGGGATTGGGGCGCATGTATCGCGACAGTGAGATGGTTGCCCTCAACTGTGCCGGGGCAGGTTTGTCCCGCCTGTATCGTGTATTTTTCCTGATTGCCATCCCTCTGGCTCTGTTGGTGGCAGTACTGGTGCTTGTAGTGGTTCCCCAGGCCCGGGTTTATGCCGACAATCTGCAGCAACAGGAGAAAAAACAGTTTCGTATTGGAGGGCTCAAACCCGGAGCGTTCAACGAATTCAATAAGGGGCATTTCATGATCTATGTGGGACAGGCCGATGAACAGGGGGACGGTCTCAGGAATGTGTTTGTGCGCTATCAATTGAACGGAGAACCGGGAATACTGGTGGCCCGGCGGGCCCGCCTGGAAGAATCGGATGATAACGGTGGTAAGTACTTGTTGCTGGAGGAGGGGCAGCGCTATCAGGGCGTTCCCGGCAAGACGCCGTTTTCCATAGCAGATTTTCAGCGCTATGCCATTCGCTTGCCGGATGTGGTGGCGGATGCTGCCAAGGTATCGACAACAGCTCTACCAACATCCGTACTCATGGCCAGTGGTGATATCAAGCTCAAGGCGGAACTGCAGGACAGGCTTTCCGCACCCCTTTCCATTTTTGCCCTGATGCTGTTGAGCGTTCCCCTGGCGCGCTCCCTGCCACGCCAGGGAGTGTATGGCCGGCTTACCTTTGCCGTGATTATCTACGCTATTTATATGAATCTTCTGAGTCTGGCCGGAAAGTGGATGAGCAAGGGAGTGACCCCGGAATGGATGGGTATCTGGTGGGTGCCTGGCCTTGCTGTGCTGCTGGCAGTGCTGATTATCCGTCTGGACAACTTGAGCTACTCACCTCTGTGGCGGCATCTGAAAGGACGTTTTACGTGA
- a CDS encoding leucyl aminopeptidase has protein sequence MRYLTKTSAADKLATQCLILGIFEGRQPGESLNSLDKAAATALGSALKKKDLVGKAGQTLMLYDVDGIRAERVMLIGLGKKKSLSAKSLASAVEKAVAQLNDNAARDCALLMPPEFTDASSIYAAARDLVLAAEARLYRFDQCKSKKDRPATPLNKMTLITGSRTASAAAKKALAHAQAIASGMNLAKTLANLPGNICTPSYLASQAKKIGHNNTKLKVSALTEKQMEKLGMGALLSVSRGSREPAKLIVMDYRGGPANSRPVVLVGKGLTFDAGGISLKPSANMDEMKYDMCGGASVIGTLQACAELQLPINVVGIVPSSENLPDGAANKPGDIVTSMSGLTIEILNTDAEGRLILCDALTYAERFKPAAVVDVATLTGACVVALGHHTTGLLANDDKLADELFQAGEAIQDPCWRLPMNEDYSRQLDSNFADMANIGGKGAGTITAACFLGKFTEKYKWAHLDIAGTAWKSGDKSATGRPVPMLMQMLLRRSKLAE, from the coding sequence ATGCGCTATCTGACGAAAACCTCTGCCGCTGACAAATTGGCCACCCAGTGTCTGATCCTGGGCATTTTTGAAGGTCGGCAACCCGGGGAAAGCCTGAACAGCCTGGACAAGGCTGCTGCCACCGCTCTTGGGTCTGCACTTAAGAAAAAAGACCTTGTCGGAAAAGCGGGACAGACCCTCATGCTTTATGATGTTGATGGCATCCGCGCAGAACGCGTGATGCTGATTGGCCTGGGAAAGAAAAAGTCCCTGAGCGCCAAGTCCCTGGCTTCTGCCGTGGAAAAAGCGGTTGCCCAGCTCAATGACAATGCCGCAAGGGATTGCGCCCTGTTGATGCCTCCGGAATTTACGGATGCCTCCAGCATCTACGCTGCCGCCCGGGATCTGGTACTCGCTGCCGAAGCACGGCTCTACCGGTTCGATCAGTGCAAAAGCAAAAAAGACCGTCCCGCCACCCCCTTGAACAAGATGACCCTTATTACGGGATCACGCACCGCTTCCGCAGCAGCAAAAAAGGCTCTGGCGCATGCCCAGGCCATTGCCTCCGGCATGAATCTGGCGAAAACCCTTGCCAATCTCCCCGGCAATATTTGCACACCCAGTTACCTTGCAAGCCAGGCAAAGAAGATTGGCCACAACAATACCAAGCTCAAGGTCAGCGCCCTCACAGAGAAGCAGATGGAAAAGCTGGGCATGGGCGCATTGCTTTCCGTTTCCCGGGGAAGCCGTGAGCCGGCAAAATTGATTGTCATGGATTATCGTGGTGGCCCAGCCAACAGCCGCCCGGTGGTGCTGGTCGGCAAAGGACTGACATTCGATGCCGGAGGTATATCCCTGAAGCCCTCCGCCAACATGGACGAGATGAAATATGATATGTGCGGCGGTGCCAGCGTCATCGGCACCTTGCAGGCCTGCGCGGAGCTGCAGCTTCCCATCAACGTCGTCGGGATCGTGCCCTCTTCCGAGAATCTTCCCGATGGTGCCGCGAACAAGCCTGGAGATATCGTCACCAGCATGTCAGGACTGACCATTGAAATCCTCAATACCGATGCGGAAGGCCGCCTGATCCTGTGTGATGCCCTGACCTACGCGGAACGCTTCAAACCTGCGGCGGTGGTTGACGTAGCCACTTTGACCGGCGCATGTGTGGTAGCCCTGGGCCACCATACCACCGGCCTATTGGCCAATGATGACAAGCTTGCTGACGAGTTGTTCCAGGCGGGTGAAGCCATCCAGGACCCCTGCTGGCGGCTACCCATGAACGAAGACTACAGCCGCCAACTGGATAGCAACTTTGCCGACATGGCGAATATCGGCGGCAAGGGCGCGGGCACTATCACCGCTGCCTGCTTCCTTGGCAAGTTCACTGAAAAATACAAGTGGGCGCATCTGGATATCGCAGGAACCGCCTGGAAGAGCGGAGACAAAAGCGCCACCGGGCGTCCGGTACCCATGCTCATGCAAATGTTGCTGCGGCGCAGTAAACTGGCGGAATGA
- a CDS encoding DNA polymerase III subunit chi, with product MTRVDFYVLQTGSRGNRYTLAVRLAEKAWNAGHRILIATDNREQLHHMNRLLWTYRDQNFIPHGLLGEADPVLNPVLLTDGTDPADEHDVLINLRTEIPECFSRFERVAECVDQEQVELCRDHYRFYQNCGYQLATHKITD from the coding sequence ATGACGCGGGTAGATTTTTATGTGCTCCAAACGGGCAGCCGGGGCAATCGCTATACCCTGGCGGTCCGTCTCGCGGAAAAAGCCTGGAATGCGGGACATCGCATTTTAATTGCCACCGACAACCGGGAACAGCTGCATCACATGAACCGCCTGTTGTGGACTTACCGCGATCAGAACTTCATTCCCCATGGTCTCCTGGGAGAAGCCGATCCTGTATTGAATCCCGTACTGCTGACGGACGGCACAGATCCGGCTGATGAACACGATGTTCTCATCAACCTGCGCACTGAGATCCCGGAATGTTTCAGCCGTTTCGAACGTGTGGCCGAATGTGTGGATCAGGAACAGGTAGAGCTATGCCGCGATCACTACCGTTTTTATCAGAACTGCGGTTATCAGTTGGCCACACACAAGATCACAGACTGA
- a CDS encoding response regulator, protein MDDRARILIIDDERFYIDVLVGLLRTKYQTFVAKSGTEGMELALNNQVPDLILLDVLMPDLDGYEVCRRLKADERTRHVPIIFLTVKSEVDDEIRGLELGAVDYIIKPISPPIVLARVATHLALAKARCSLREQNELLEQRVKERTSELARTQDATIYLMASLAETRDNETGQHIHRTQYYVKTLADALRTAPGYRECLNDAFIDLLFKSAPMHDIGKVGVPDHILLKPGPLQGEEWEEMKRHAIYGKIAIERVEDDLGICGFLETAKEIAYTHHERWDGKGYPEGLSEDRIPVSGRLMAVADVYDALISRRVYKPAFSHEKAVEIMRSERGQHFDPQVLDAFLERESDFQTIALRFRDEYLVEANGVP, encoded by the coding sequence ATGGATGATAGAGCCAGGATCCTGATTATTGATGATGAGCGCTTTTATATTGATGTGCTTGTGGGGCTGTTGCGCACCAAGTACCAGACCTTTGTTGCCAAATCCGGAACAGAGGGCATGGAACTGGCATTGAACAACCAGGTTCCCGACCTTATCCTGCTTGATGTACTGATGCCTGACCTGGACGGTTATGAAGTATGTCGCCGCTTGAAGGCAGATGAGCGGACACGTCATGTTCCCATTATTTTTCTCACGGTAAAAAGTGAGGTCGATGATGAAATCCGGGGTCTCGAACTGGGCGCCGTGGATTACATCATCAAACCCATCAGCCCTCCAATAGTGTTGGCACGTGTGGCCACGCATCTTGCCCTGGCCAAGGCTCGTTGCTCATTGCGGGAACAAAATGAGCTGCTGGAACAGCGAGTGAAGGAACGCACTTCCGAACTGGCCCGTACTCAGGACGCCACCATTTATCTTATGGCCTCCCTGGCAGAGACCCGGGACAATGAAACCGGGCAGCATATCCACCGCACCCAATACTACGTGAAGACCCTGGCGGATGCCTTGCGCACTGCTCCCGGGTACCGGGAGTGTCTCAATGACGCTTTTATCGATCTTCTGTTCAAGTCTGCCCCCATGCATGATATCGGCAAGGTAGGTGTGCCGGATCATATTCTGTTGAAGCCTGGACCTCTTCAGGGTGAAGAATGGGAGGAAATGAAGCGCCATGCCATATATGGAAAGATCGCAATAGAAAGGGTGGAAGATGATTTGGGTATCTGTGGTTTTCTCGAAACCGCCAAGGAAATCGCTTATACCCATCATGAGCGTTGGGATGGCAAGGGTTACCCGGAAGGCTTGAGTGAAGACAGGATCCCGGTTTCCGGCCGGCTAATGGCGGTGGCTGATGTTTATGATGCGCTTATTTCCCGCAGGGTGTACAAGCCTGCTTTTTCACATGAAAAAGCAGTGGAGATCATGCGCTCAGAGCGCGGGCAGCACTTCGACCCGCAGGTACTGGATGCATTTCTGGAAAGAGAAAGCGATTTTCAGACCATAGCTCTTCGTTTCCGGGATGAATATCTGGTGGAAGCGAATGGGGTGCCGTGA